A DNA window from Myxocyprinus asiaticus isolate MX2 ecotype Aquarium Trade chromosome 15, UBuf_Myxa_2, whole genome shotgun sequence contains the following coding sequences:
- the LOC127452677 gene encoding uncharacterized protein LOC127452677 — MCSPPQRLFHSPCQFSQPWRLFPSPCRSSQLWRLFPCSYQSSQPWRLFPSPCWSSKPQMLFPSPCQSLVLTATEAASQSLSVLTTTEAIPQSLPVLMAMKAVPQSLSVPTATETTLQLQLLVLTAAEAIPLLRPASTEAVPLPPPAATPELTTSSPPELLFPEPCPVAAAQFTAPCPAATAQSSDPCPARTAQYSVPSALRPPPRPPDHASFLKIPPSSCFSPTHRVKGLGAYLPCVTQLLAVNWEMVEHASLLTVSLST; from the exons atGTGCTCACCACCACAGAGGCTGTTCCACAGTCCATGTCAgttctcacagccatggaggctgttccccagtccatgtcgGTCTTCACAACTATGGAGGCTGTTTCCCTGTTCCTACCAgtcctcacagccatggaggctgttccccagtccatgttGGTCCTCAAAGCCACAGATgctgttccccagtccatgtcAGTCCTTGGtcctcacagccacagaggccgcTTCCCAGTCTCTGTcagtgctcacaaccacagaggccattccccagtctctgccagtgctcatggccatgaaggccgttccccagtctctgtcggTGCCCACGGCCACAGAGACCACTCTCCAGTTGCAGCTGCTAGTGCTCACGGCTGCAGAGGCCATTCCCTTGTTGCGGCCAGCgtccacggaggctgttcccctgccaccaCCAGCAGCCACACCTGAGCTTACCACATCTTCGCCCCCTGAGCTGCTCTTTCCTGAACCTTGTCCAGTGGCCGCCGCCCAGTTCACTGCCCCCTGTCCAGCAGCCACCgcccagtcctctgacccctgtccagcgagAACCGCCCAGtactctgtcccctctgccctgaggccacctcccaggcctccagaccaCGCTTCTTTCCTTAAAATCCCACCCT CTTCCTGCTTCTCTCCCACCCACAGAGTAAAGGGGCTGGGAGCTTACCTTCCCTGCGTGACACAACTTTTGGCCGTGAACTGGGAGATGGTGGAGCATGCTTCACTTCTAACTGTGTCACTGTCCACCTGA